The following are encoded together in the Salvelinus alpinus chromosome 29, SLU_Salpinus.1, whole genome shotgun sequence genome:
- the LOC139558673 gene encoding uncharacterized protein isoform X2, producing MGLDGLLTSSAWSEAASVSTPTNQQFTEPEPEGHNCYEGWEEDLLPEEREVPLLNLYLTTKRVEDIALRLVSLRQAFTDEAEFIRAYNDFVDYLSDPSKQIDIERELAEAKIHHVNLIDVLFELVMFGMMTAQKSLMVHPGGFMERLYALLNSFLPVAASIEPKAERYLLLLNVRFKSLLPYS from the exons ATGGGGCTGGATGGGCTGCTCACCTCCTCGGCGTGGTCGGAGGCTGCCTCCGTCTCTACGCCCACCAATCAGCAGTTCACTGAGCCAGAGCCTGAGGGCCACAACTGCTATGAG GGCTGGGAGGAGGACCTGCtgcctgaggagagggaggttccTCTGCTAAA ccTCTACCTTACCACCAAGAGAGTGGAGGACATCGCCCTGAGGCTCGTCTCCCTGCGCCAGGCCTTCACT GACGAGGCCGAATTCATCCGTGCCTATAACGACTTTGTGGACTACCTGAGTGACCCCTCCAAGCAGATTGACATTGAGAGGGAGCTGGCTGAGGCAAAG ATCCATCATGTTAACCTGATAGATGTCCTCTTTGAACTGGTGATGTTCGGGATGATGACAGCTCAGAAGTCCCTGATGGTG CACCCTGGTGGGTTCATGGAGCGTCTGTACGCTCTACTGAACTCCTTCCTGCCCGTAGCTGCCAGCATTGAGCCAAAGGCCGAGAGATACCTGCTGCTGCTCAATGTAAGATTCAAGAGTTTACTTCCCTATTCCTAG
- the LOC139558673 gene encoding uncharacterized protein isoform X1, with amino-acid sequence MGLDGLLTSSAWSEAASVSTPTNQQFTEPEPEGHNCYEGWEEDLLPEEREVPLLNLYLTTKRVEDIALRLVSLRQAFTTLLGSTLSRNHLFVAGKVLMGALVQAHHMDEAEFIRAYNDFVDYLSDPSKQIDIERELAEAKIHHVNLIDVLFELVMFGMMTAQKSLMVHPGGFMERLYALLNSFLPVAASIEPKAERYLLLLNVRFKSLLPYS; translated from the exons ATGGGGCTGGATGGGCTGCTCACCTCCTCGGCGTGGTCGGAGGCTGCCTCCGTCTCTACGCCCACCAATCAGCAGTTCACTGAGCCAGAGCCTGAGGGCCACAACTGCTATGAG GGCTGGGAGGAGGACCTGCtgcctgaggagagggaggttccTCTGCTAAA ccTCTACCTTACCACCAAGAGAGTGGAGGACATCGCCCTGAGGCTCGTCTCCCTGCGCCAGGCCTTCACT ACCCTGCTTGGTTCCACCCTGAGCAGGAACCATCTGTTTGTGGCGGGAAAGGTCCTAATGGGCGCACTGGTTCAGGCCCACCACATG GACGAGGCCGAATTCATCCGTGCCTATAACGACTTTGTGGACTACCTGAGTGACCCCTCCAAGCAGATTGACATTGAGAGGGAGCTGGCTGAGGCAAAG ATCCATCATGTTAACCTGATAGATGTCCTCTTTGAACTGGTGATGTTCGGGATGATGACAGCTCAGAAGTCCCTGATGGTG CACCCTGGTGGGTTCATGGAGCGTCTGTACGCTCTACTGAACTCCTTCCTGCCCGTAGCTGCCAGCATTGAGCCAAAGGCCGAGAGATACCTGCTGCTGCTCAATGTAAGATTCAAGAGTTTACTTCCCTATTCCTAG